A segment of the Methanomicrobiales archaeon genome:
GATCTCGGGAAGGATCTCCTGCTCCCCACTCACCCGCACCTCCCGCTTCGTGGGGTGGATGTTCACGTCCACGAGGTGCGGCGGCATCGAGAGGTCCAGGAAGACCAGGGGATAGCGGTCCCCGGGCAGCAGTCCTCCATATCCCTCCCGGATCGCCCGGAGCAGGGACGGGTGATGGACGGACCGGCGGTTGATGCTGACGAACATCCGGTCCCGGGTCTTCCAGGAGATCGCCGCCTGGGTAATCGAACCCTCCAGGCGGAAGTGCGCGGTCTCCTCGCGGATGGGGATCAGCGCCCGGGCCGCCTCGACGCCGAAGAGGTCCAGCACTGCATCCGCCAGGTCCCCTGTCCCCTGCGTGGAGAGGCGCTCCTTCCCGTTGTGCAGCAGGCGAAACCCGATCCCGCGGTGGGCGAGCGCCTCTCCTTCCACGACGCTGACGATATGCGCCAGCTCGACGGCGAGGCTTTTTAAGAACTTCCTCCGCGCCGGGGTGTTGAAGAAGAGATCGCTCACGGCCACCGCCGTCCCCTCGGGCGCACCCGTCTCGCCGATCCCCTCGAGGCTCCCTCCGCGCACCGTCACCCGGGTGCCGCCCGCCGCGGCAGAGCCCCGCGGTTTCGTCACCAGCGTCACCTCGGCGACGGCCGCAATGCTCGCCAGGGCCTCCCCGCGGAACCCCAGGGTGCGGCACCGCTCCAGGTCGGCGATGCTCCGGATCTTGCTGGTGGCATGCGGCGTGAACGCCAGCGCCGCATCCGCCGCCGACATCCCGATTCCGTCGTCCGTCACCTGGATGCGGGTGATGGCGCCGCGGGCCGAGGTTATCTCGACGCGGATGCGGCGTGCATCCGCGTCGATGGCGTTCTCGATCAGCTCCTTCACGACCGAGGCCGGCCGCTCCACCACCTCGCCGGCGGCGATCTGGTTCACCGTGCTCTCGTCCAGGACGCGGATGGTCGGCGGGGAGGGGCGGGTGTTCATCGCTCCCGCCCCCCGGCCTTCTCCTTCAGGTCATACAGCGCGAGGAGCGCCTCCCGCGGCGTCATCGAGTCCGGGTCCAGCTCCTGCAGGGCCCTGACAAGGGCGCTCTCCCGTACTCCCCCTGCCGGCGGATCGATGAGGAGCATCTGGG
Coding sequences within it:
- the mutL gene encoding DNA mismatch repair endonuclease MutL → MNTRPSPPTIRVLDESTVNQIAAGEVVERPASVVKELIENAIDADARRIRVEITSARGAITRIQVTDDGIGMSAADAALAFTPHATSKIRSIADLERCRTLGFRGEALASIAAVAEVTLVTKPRGSAAAGGTRVTVRGGSLEGIGETGAPEGTAVAVSDLFFNTPARRKFLKSLAVELAHIVSVVEGEALAHRGIGFRLLHNGKERLSTQGTGDLADAVLDLFGVEAARALIPIREETAHFRLEGSITQAAISWKTRDRMFVSINRRSVHHPSLLRAIREGYGGLLPGDRYPLVFLDLSMPPHLVDVNIHPTKREVRVSGEQEILPEIARIVGGALRDRTRIPEQEERALLPAAESPYPHRPDPPGGVREPTHAGLLAAERQLRRTEPPHAPREEVNRLPDLEVIGQLGATYIVARTPDDDLILVDQHAAHERILYDQLMEAREEGARSQELLVPAVLHLSPRETAILEEVLPALEGEGFRIEPFGRGAYAVRAVPVVLGRREDPSAVHAVVTDLLSEGVRRGPDSREAIGRVIACRGALKGGTVCTPAQCERLLRQLRYTRNPYTCPHGRPTIVSIPRARLDAMFRRT